The Pyrus communis chromosome 8, drPyrComm1.1, whole genome shotgun sequence region AAAACTACAACTCGGGCATCTCAAGAGGCAAGCGACCTTAAGCATCAGGATTCTCAAAATTTGCAGGTTTCAGGATCTATTTCCTGCCCAGATGGAAAGATGCCTGAAACTTGTGCACCGGAATATAACCGTACTGGTGCTCAGCATACACCTGCAGTGATTGTTGAGGTGCATCCAGAATCTATCGAGTGTTATGGCTCTGAAATTCTGACTGAACCTAGCAAGGTTGCCAGAGATGTACTAAACCCGACTCCCCTGTTGTCTCACCCGAAAGCAGATGAGTTTGAAGGCAATGGGCTCGACACTCATGAAGTTGCAGATGGGTTTGAAGGCAACGGGATTGACACTTATAAAGTTGAATCTGCTCCAGCTGACAGAGATTCTCATCTTACATGTGGACATGCCAACTCCCTGGAGGTTACTGATTTGAACTTAACCCCGGAAGAGTATCAGAACACAATATCCGTGAAGCAATCAGAACTCAATTCTCAGGTTGATAATACAAGTCCCACACAGTGCAACTCGAGCAATACCCCTGCTGTGGCTCTTCACTGCGCATCCGTTGGGGGTACTTCAGAGGCGGTTATTCTATCAAACCAGGCTAGGTGATGACATATGTCGATATACTGACGAAGTAAAAGCTGGAGGCTTTTCCGTAACAGCAGAGTCTCCAACGGCGAAAGAGCAGTAGAAGTGTTTTGGCAAAGGGTTGAAAACTGATCTTATCGCTTGTTAGAAAGCAATACAGTTTTTGGTTCCTTAAGACTTGGAGCTTCAAGCCATGATTCTCCCATTGTTGGAAACTGGGGAGTAAATGTATAGTTTTTTTTCCGGGGAATGATTCGTGCATGCTATTCTTTTCGCCTTCCGCACGCCTCTATTTTTCTAGCCGCTGGATTAAACAAATCAATGGAAAATCAATGGCCCGATTTAAGAAGAGTGCAGAAGTTGGAAAGGGTGTGCGTAAATCACTCCCATTTTTGGGGTCGCAAAGTACAGAAGTTAGAATTACCAGACTTTATAGCATTTTATGGCTTTGGTGGGTTAGCAAGTTTTGGCCTCCTGGTGCTCATTGTATTATCAAACGATTCATTTGCTtcaactatgaaaaaaaaaagcctatcATTTTTGTATAGATCTCTTGCTATTAATtgttgaaagtgtttttttttgttctgtCACCGTGATGGAGATATCACTAAAAACTCGTAGTAAAGAGAGATTCTTAAGCATCACCGGTAGTGTACGGTCATTTTTTTGTATATAAACTGTTCGTGCAATAAGACCCATGATTGTGTTCAATCTATGATAAGGTAAAATTTTCTTCGTAATACGTTTCATCATTtacctttttatttaaaaaggtTTTATTGGCATTCAAAAACCTCATATTCCTacgtatttttttctttctccttcccccgctttctcatttttctttatttataggtgCAAgacaaagtaactaaaaatcaCGTGGAGTAGATTAGCCAAAGTTGATGTCTCTCGTACATCCGAGTTTGAATCTCTACTCTTATAATCAAGGTTAGTTTATGAAATAtactgaaggaaaaaaaaaatcattaataaaACCCCTTGGGCCTTCCATAGTAGCTCGGAAAAAGTGAGTGTGATACCAATATATTAAACTCGTACAAGAATAACACTCCTACATTCGACCGAAAATTTGAATGTGATGCCAATATTGAACCCACGCTAGTGTAGTAGTAGTGTTATAAGTATCAAAATCAAGTTGCATGATTCTTATATATAGATATCATTGTCACTCAAACTATTGTAAAATGCCTTATAGAACAAGCATCTTTTAAACAAAgcaatattttaaactactttAACTTGgaaatgaaatttgaacttgtgATCAAGGAGAAAGACTTAATCGAACGATCACCATCACGGTGTCATTTTTGTCTTTCAACACAAAGCCATGTGAAGTGAGATTAACATGTGACATTGTGTTAATAGGCTGGGAAGCACCGTGACCGTGTACCCAATCTATGAATCTATCTAAGTTTCTCTCGTAATCAAAATGATAGACACAACACCTTAACTAACTAACGTAACTCACATCTACTTCGAGCCCGGGCCATACTTGATGTTGTTGGTCATTTTATCGACCGGgcttgaaaagaaaagaactaaacGAAATATTGGGCTATTTCATTTATATTGGGCCATACCCCATTGGGTGGGTATATAAAATCAGTCACAAAGGCCGCGACGgctatttctagggtttctgttTGCTTCACTTCCGTCTTCACGGCACACACAGGCGCAGAGCTGCTCCAAAAGCTTCAAGAtccaaaaccctagctagccatggtcactctctctctctctactttctctctccttgcgtactaatatatatgtcaaatgTCTGTTAATGTATGAAGTTAatttatgtgtgtgtgaattgGAATCTGCTGCAGTCTCTGGTAGCGAACGAAGAGTTTCAGCACATTCTGCGTGTGCTGAACACCAATGTGGACGGGAAGCAGAAGATTATGTTTGCCCTAACCTCCATCAAAGGTATCGGACGTCGTTTCGCCAACATTGTCTGCAAGAAGGCTGACGTCGACATGAACAAGAGGTGCCCCTTCTCTTCGACTCCCCTTTTCCAATTTCATCTGATTTTGTATGAATATTTGAAATCCAATTGCTTTTGCTTTGGACTGCATCTGTAGGAAGCGCTTCTGTTTGTAAAGTCTTAAGCACTTCTGTTAGAAGTGATTTTATTGTAACGCACggcaatttttattaaaaataggaAGCACATAGGATGTGCTTCCTCGAGAAGCACTAGAAGTGCGTTCTGGAGAAGCACTTAGAAGTGATTCTTGAAGAAGCATATGGCAGTTGCTTCTACAGGAAGGGCTTCTATGACACACAAGCACATTTACACTTTTCAGCCGAACATAGGTAGAAGCTCCTTTTGTTGTCAGAAACCACTTTTAGGACAGAAGTTGCAAACAGGAGAGCAACATTCATGGAACGGGATCACCACCTTGTGGCGTCCCAACCCAATAATACATTGCCATGTGAAGAAAAACTTGCACATGGCAATTCATTATTGGACAAAGGAGGCCACATGACGGTGAACCCGTTCCATGTTAGTCCTCTTAAAACAGACTTTTAGATGAAGTGAAAGTTTGATTATGCATATGTTTGTGGTTGAATTGTGATCATATCACCATACTCGTTTTGGTTTGTTTCATTTTTGCTATTGATTGTTATCTTCTGGCACAGTCTATGCTTAAATTTTCCCTTTTAATGATTCATTTTGAATGCATTGTATATGTTGTGCTGGCTGAGTTAATTGTAGTAGTGGTAGTGCATAAAGAGAAACCAGTTTGTTGTCGGAAATTTTGGGTTTGATGTGGATGATTCATTGTAGGGCTGGTGAACTGTCTGCCGCGGAGCTTGATACCCTCATGACGATTGTTGCGAATCCTCGCCAATTCAAAATTCCAGACTGGTTTTTAAACAGGAAGAAAGATTACAAGGACGGGAGGTACTCTCAAGTTGTTTCGAATGCATTGGACATGAAGCTGAGGGACGACCTCGAACGCTTGAAGAAGATCAGGTTTGCTATCGACTATTAGTAGTTGTTCCTTTGATACGTGTCATTTGTGTGCTGTATTTCACAATGCCTTCTTAACATGGATTTCACAATGCCTTTGATTGGGTTTTCTTGTATTTGTGAGACTGTTTGCTCTCTTTAGCCGTTTATCATATACGATTGAGTTGGTGAGTGTGTGTAATGTGACAGGAACCACCGTGGTCTCCGTCACTACTGGGGTCTCCGGGTGCGTGGGCAGCACACCAAGACCACCGGTCGCAGAGGAAAGACTGTTGGTGTCTCCAAGAAGCGATAGTCTGCTTACTCATTTTCCATTTCTTGAGCTCGTTGCTGGATGTTTACATGTTAGCTTGAGAAATTTTGCTTCTTTAGTATATCTGAGAATGTTTTTGAACGCTGAAATACACGTTTTTGGATTGTTTCGGGgatttaatttctattttttttttttttttttttttttaacccgaGGCATATTTTCGTTAATTGTAAGTGCACTAATTTTCCATAGTGAATGTGTTCCAGCATATATCAGTATTGTTAAGTGCCCTAAAAGTTTTCATTACTATGTTCATTTGGTGGTCGCTGTCTAGACGGATAGAATCTCCCTTGCAACTAAGATGTAGTTCTAATGTCGTTACTTGCTCAATAGATGTTTGTCACGTATTTGAAAAGTGAACTACCCATTTCGTTTAGATGGGATTGAGAGTGAGTTATCCAGTCGAATCCAATGCAGTAACCTCCCATCAGAATGGAGTCTTCTCCAATCCAATCCTATAGAGATCCCTCCCATACAGAATTGGGACTTGTAAGCTGCGTTTTGTTCGATGGTTGGTCAATggatgtcatttttttttcttacacgAGCAATATTGGATAAGGAAAACTCGAGACATCGGTTATAGGGGATCAATTGAGCTACAAACTCTGTTGGTTAAGAACAATCATATTTTAGGAAGGGGGTGGTAAGTGCAACGGTGGAAGACGATACGACTGAGGAATGCTGGTCACTCAGCTTTTGATTAGATATCAAAGGTGAAGAGTAAATGGATGTAATGTCTTAATCACAAAGGAAGATTCTATTCCCTTCTAATGActtttctcctctcttctcCTATTTGAATGGTTGCGATTATACCatgttaacatcttatattgatttttttatagaaattgttattaatacttcaaaaatctcattctacactccaaacatTCTatattaggaagaaaaatacacttgtgaggagtgtagaatgagatttttgaagtgtcaataacactttttgttttttttttataaaaacaaaaagaaaagtatgagaggaagaaagaaggtGATGATAATAGGATGGGAGAGAATCTTACTTCCTTAATCTCAACCCTTACTATCAAACCCAAAGATAAATTATCATAAAATCGTAATTGCCCAATAACCAAGAGATC contains the following coding sequences:
- the LOC137743317 gene encoding small ribosomal subunit protein uS13z/uS13y/uS13x-like — protein: MSLVANEEFQHILRVLNTNVDGKQKIMFALTSIKGIGRRFANIVCKKADVDMNKRAGELSAAELDTLMTIVANPRQFKIPDWFLNRKKDYKDGRYSQVVSNALDMKLRDDLERLKKIRNHRGLRHYWGLRVRGQHTKTTGRRGKTVGVSKKR